CCCCACCTTATAAATGAGGGAAGCCtgggccagcacagtggctctcaACTATAAGCTCAGTCTTTGGGTGGTCAagatgggaggctcacttgagcccaggagtttgagactagcctgggcaacatggcaaaaccccatctctccaaaaaatacaaaaattagctgggcatggtggtggcacattcctgtggtttcagctactcaggaggttgaggtgggaggatcccttgagtctaggagttcaaggctgcagtgagctgagattgtgccactgcaccccagcctgagcaaaaggagtaagaccctgtctcgaaaaaaaaagagggaagctCGGTGCTGGGTATGTCAGAGATGGAAAGACTCTTTCCAGTCTTTATGTCTCATTGGACAACGTGAAGATTCAACTTCCAGGGCTGCTCAGTAGAGCCAAGTCTGGAAAACAAGCTCGTGGGCACCACATCACAAGCACGTTTTCCCTGGAGCCCGCGTTGTCACTACTGTATTCCCAACTCCACTCCGAGGGCCTTTCAGGGTGGAGGAGAGAGCTGTGGCCAAAGGCAGTGAGAGGCAGAACCCCCAGCCCAAAAGCCAGATTTCAGCCTCAGGGACGAGCCAGGGCTCACCACCCCCGCGACACCGCAGGCCTCTGTGCGGAGACTGTGCTCAGGCCCAGCGCTTGCGCTGGAGAAAAGGCGGAGACATTCAGAACCCAGGGGATTCCAGGCTGCCTTCTCCACAAGGGTCAGGTTTgtggaggagaaaggggaagatTCTCCACCCACCAGGCGCCTCCTGGACTGTCAAGAACTAACAGGGACTAGATCACCCGAAATAGCAGATCAAATTGAAACAGCATACTTAGCTTTTGGAACGAACCACGAAGCAGGCAGGAGGACCGGAGATTGCAACATACTGACCTTCCGAGTCCTGTTTGGGTCAGTTTGTTAAAATTAGTTTGTCCTCCCTGGAGACACGGCCAACGCAGCCTTTTCCGTGGCAGGAGTCCAAACACAGTCTCTGCTGCTCTCCACGCACGGCAATGGGAAGGCAGCCCTTTCCCCTCCATCACTCCGGGGAGCTCACGTGCGGACGGGGTCCTCTGTAGCATCTTTAAATTGGAGGTGACTTTGTACCGTTGGAGCCGGGGGCAGAGTCAGCAGTGACCTCAACAGTTAGGACCAGGATAAGTTCCTTCTGCTGAAAGAGGACGTTAAGATGAGAAgggcttggccgggcgcggtgtttcacgcctgcaatcgcagcactttgggaggccgagaccatcctggctaacacggtgaaacccagtctctactaaaaatacaaaaaattagcggggtgtggtggcgggcgcctgtggtcccagctgctcgggaggctgaggcaggagaatggcgtgaacccgggacgcggagcttgcagtgagtcgagatcgcgcccctgcactccagcctgggcgacagagcgagactccgtctcaaaaaaagaaaaaaagaaatgcttttagcGCACTTAGAGCATTTAGAGCAATGGGATGAttaattccattttccatttcGGGCCTCAtctcaagtatttttatttctttctcttcctcacctTCCTGCCACCATTTGTGGTGGCAAATGTGACATTTCACATTTACACCATTGTCCAGTTTCTCTAACAGCTTGACTTTCTGTGCTATAAACATAAACACTTCCCCTTTATCCCCTTTAACAAACTGCTGTCTCTCTAGGGGTATCTGCAGGCCTCTTTGACATTTTCAACATTAACTTTAAGCTACTGagcaaaaaatgagcaaaaaacccAGTCAGGGCTAGAGTGTAATCATGACGAATAAACTGGGGGTTTCATGATATTTCTGACACCTGTTTGACTACAGAGACACTGAACTGTCCTCTGCCAGGTCCAGCCTGGGCTCTAGAGCCTGCGTCTGAGGCCCCTGCCCCACTCGTTGGGAGCAGCTCCAGggctcccccacctcccttccctctcctgttTCAAAAGTATTGACTTTGAGGATCAGAAATGGTCCTAActgttgctttttcattttaactaaaACTCTCAAATTTAGAGTGTTTTTCCCTTTTCAATACACCTTtttaatattgcttttttttttttttttaagatgaagtcttgctctgtcccccaggctggagtgcagtggcgcaatcacagctcactgaagcctcggcctcctgggctcaagccgtcctcctgcctcagcctcctgagtagttgggaccacaggtgccaccagcacactcagctaattcttttaaaatttttttgtagagacaagatctaaCTCTGTTGcttattgcatttttttatttcaaatgtttataccaaatttttttctaagcttctaagaaagagctgaaattcaCAAAATCCAATTCATACTAATTCTAGAAGAAACAATACTTGCCCTTCTGCAGGTGAGCAATTCCTATTGTAAGCGTCTGACACCAGACGCCCTTccccccttcttccttccttcctctctccccccaCAGGTCAGGGTGGGACAGCGCAAGAGAGAAAGTTGGAGACACCACGAATCCCGTCACAAACACTCTTAGGCCACTTCCATAAAAGTGTAAGAGGTTCTAGGCATCAGGCTAAAGTACTGCTGTTGAGGTCCATAATGTCTACACCAGGGTGCCACTTGGGGGTTTGGCAAGGCAGGCTGAGGAGCAGGAAGTAGCAGATTCTGATCCTGTCTCTGAAAAGTGattttatttgttgaatatcCCAGCACTGAGCTGTGAATTAAGATTCACTAAAGGAATCAAGGTTCTTGTAAAATATCCAGGACCACAAAGCAGAGATATTTTTCCTTATGgttcaataattttaaagttcAAATTAACTTAAAACAGTAACATGCTTTTCGTGAATGGTGCTTTGACCATGGGTTTAGACACCGAGGAAGCAGAGGAAGTTGGTGCACAGGAAACAGCCTGGGAGGCCCTTGGCAGCTGAGGCACACGTCTGCACCTCTTGCCATGGAAGGTTGGCTTGTCTTCTAAAAATCGTATCCGAGGAAGATTCTACCACTTCCTCGATAAACCACTGACAGCCTTGAAGTTTTCTTCATGCCTCGATCCAACGAGAATGCCCTGTCCTGCAATTTTAGATGATTTCCTCTTACACTGACCTTATTTTCTTTGAGAACGTAATTAATGACATGAgtcttgtcatttttcttttctgtgctttaaaaaaaacaaaaggttcTGATGCTCATGttgcaatacattttaaaatgctgcttCATTCTGCCTTCCTCAGGTACCTCACTCCGGATTCTATTAAAATCGTAATCTCTAGAAGATGGATTCAGCAAATGCCAGGCGTGGAGCCATGAATGTTTccataagaaacaagaaaaatagaaagaatgtgtGTTAGCCAGACGACACCTTGATGGCACCCCTGccacctccccagccctcctCAGTGGCAAAGTGATTTAGCTCAGTTGGGCTTCTCCAAAATGGAAATAGTCACTTGTTTGAGCaaataaatgtaatgaaagtTGTTCCGGAAAAATTCTAGTACTCTGCACTAATACATATCATCTTAAAAACTTATCTCTGAATTGTTTCCAAATGACAAATGTGTAAAGTTTCTAAgtactttttgtttccttatccTTGTAGTGGAAGATACTACATTCAACACAGACGTACTGTGTGCCTCCTGCGTGTGAGGCCTGGTGCTCATGGCGCGTGTCCTTGCATGCAAAATTCTACTCTTCATCTTGACGTTTCTAGACATTCAGCTGTTCCTCAGGAAACGATTTACCTTCCCTCtgccttttctgtaaaatgcatGGACTGAGGAATTACTAATGCATAACACTTTGTTTGCTGGATACCAAGTAGACGCACTCTTACCATATACAGGGCTGTATCTAGGCAGCCAGTtattagaataaaaacagaatactATGTTCATCCGCTCAGATAATCCCTGTGTTTGGCTTCATGTTATGGTTCGAAACTCCTAGTGACATTGGTAAGAGTGAACACGAGAATGAAGCTTCTTTCATGATGAAATGTcctgagtgtgtgtctgtgtgttctcaaaTTATAGCTCACATGGATAGAGAACGTtttcttgcttcagcctcaagTGGGGATTGGGTTGCAGTGGTGAACCAGGGCCAACACAGCCCGCCCTCTTTGAGGTTGCAGTCTCCTGGGACACACGCCCACTAAACAAACAGCTACACGAATTAATCATGCCACAGGGCAAACTGCAAGAGCACCATCACGTGCGGCAGGTAACCCAGGCGGGTCATTTTCGTGGCGGAAGAAGGTCACACTGGAAGTCACCAGACAGATGGAAGATCCCACTCAAAGTCGCAGAGTGGGGGCGGATGGAGAACCAGGCTGCCAGGGCGCTGGCTGGAGCCGAGCGGTAACAGACCCGTGGGAGAATAACGAAACGAGGCTCCAAGACAGGCGGGAGCCGGATGGTGCATGACCTGAGAGGCCAAGTCAAGGATTTTGAACTCCACGCTAAGAGCAGCCGGAAGCCGTTCGCTGGCGCCAGCTGAGCACATGCGCAGAACCGTGCCCTGAAAGGCACCGTCCCCTGCAGACGGGAGGAGGTGCTCCCAGCACTGCTGCAGACGCTGCCGTTTCCCTTTCAAGGACTCAGCAGAGTGGGCAATCACCTAGGCGCGCCACCAGCGAGCCTGAGACTCTGCTACCAGCGTCCTTGACCGGACTCCCGCTCTCCACCCAGTTTAATTGGCTTGCTTTTGGCCTTGTAAGATTTCTCATCTGCGATGTGCGTATGCAACCACAGCAAGCCTCCCTCAGATGCATTCTGCTGTGGGTCACGTCACAGACACGGCGGTCCATACACACCCGGAAACTGTCGTGTTTGCGTGTGCGTGTATTCACTGTATGGTCCGGCTTAATGCTTTTGCTTATGGGAAGTTTCAAACGTGTACGAAAGAGGAAAGAACACGGAAGTGAGCGCCCCCATGGGCCACTCCCAGCTGCAGCGACCCCCAGCAGTGCTCGTGGGACTCCCCGTGCCACCGTGCCCGCGGCGGGGGGCTCCGAATCAGTCCCAGGCCTCGTATTgtttcatccataaatatttcagaattttctctAAAAGATAAGGTCTCTTTTTAAACTGAACAGTAATAACACATCACATCTAAACTATTTAGCAGGTGCACTTTAAAATCATGTGGATATCCCAGTCAGCGCTTACATGTCTCCAGTGGgttcataaaatttttaaactgtttgaAACAGGAACCAGATCCAGACGCTGCGATGGATTGATATGTCCGTGTCTCTTTGTATCTATGGGTTCCCCCTcaccattttcttgttttttccttgcAATTTATTTGGCTACAGAGTTCCCTGGATTCGGCTGCGCAGATGCGTGGGGCGTCGAGGAAGGAGTTTTCAGTCCCGTGTTTCCGTAACTGGTAATGAGACTGAGAGCTGTCATCGGATTCAAGCTCAATGTTCTTAGCAAAACACTTCTCCTCTTTGCTGGTGTTGCTGGCCTGGCATTTAACGTGCCCTTAATGCAAGGAGGAAATGCAAGCGGAGTCGGGTCTGAGGGGAGTGAGCGCCAGTGCCTCCGCGCAGCTCCTGCTACATCGGTCGCCCTCTTTCCATCCTGGGAACCGCTCAGCGCTTTGAGGTACGCGCAAGTTAAAAATGCAATCACTACCATAAGGAACCCGGGCTTAGCGGGGGGCAAAGCGGCAAATGAGGGGTCAGCCCACAGGGAGCCCGTGCGGTCCTGCTGAGCCAGCAGGCGGGACGCGCTTAGAGACGGGGCTGCCCACCGACGGGAAGCGGAGGAGCAGCTTCCGTGACTCCCACGCCCCGTCTGGGGCCATGTTGGCGTCAAACGGCGACAAAATCATGACAGCTGTGACCCACTGGGTACAAAATAACTCACAAGTCTACACtgacatgaatgaatgaatgaatgaatgaatgaatgaatgaatgaggaacgCTCATTCTTTCTGCGGAAAGAACTAATAAATGCATGGGGGGATGGAATTAGAAAATCGCGGCTGCTTCATGCGCGTGCCTGCTCTTACCAAGTCACCTCATGATGGCCAGCAAGCAGCTTCCTGAGGGAGGAGAGGAACGGGCTGCTTCTCATGGATCCAGGGAAACCAAAGCCTTGAAAAGAGAAACACCAAGGCCACCTCTGCCCTCAGCCTCGCGGGCCGCAGGTGAGTGAGCACACCTCCGCTCTAAGGCAAAGCCAAGTAACTACGCCTTCTGGTTGTcattcataaaatttattttggaaaaatattttaaaaaggaatttcttcattaacaaaacagtaaaaaacTCAAATAACATTTGCACAATATtccataaatacatttatatacaaaaaaatatagTCACATAGACCCGAAGTGCCTTTGTACatatttaccaaaatttaaattataaaaaacgAACATCACAAAATACTCAAGCTTTACAGatatcatgaaaaatatttttacaaatccAAAAAATAACACACATCTTTTCCATCTAGAAAAAGCACATCTTCGTATCAAAAAGGACAATAAAGGCAGTGTTTGTGTTTCTAATTCAAGAAAAGACTGGCTCATAAGAATCCAAAATATACACTCAGGCAGTGCATGCTTCTTATGCGTAATTCAGTTCAcccatttaaatatatattctcttaAGAGCAACTGTCCATAGTGCAACGGCGACGTCACGGAAGGCAGTGCCGCAGGCGGCCGGGCCGCGACAGGCTGTCGGCAGGCGTCGAGGACCTCAGGAGGAGAACCTGCTCGGTCTGAACTCGGTTTCTCAGCAGCAGTCCACGAGGCCTCCCTCCTCTTCAGCAGCATTCGTTGGGGCATATATCCTtggaattttacttattttaagagAAACGGGAGTCTTGCCATCTCACTTCCATTTTACACCTGGGGGGCCACAAGACAAATGGGAAGTTAGCCTGAGACCGATTCCCGTGCTCCAGCTTCAGGTGCTCCCATGCCGAGGAGGAGGGAGCGGCTGCTGCCTGCACTGACCTCAGTTGCTATGACGCACTCATCCTTCTCCTCGGATATGACGTACACCGACTGGTACTTGGTGTCTTTTGAAGTTGAACAGCCCGAGTCCGGCCTTTTTCTTTCAGATGCTTCTCCACtaaaaggaaaatagagaaaatccacAATGAATGCATGAGAACATTTGGGAAGAGAAACGGAGCAGTGGTTCCAGGAAGACACCCCCCAGGTACCCCCTCCTGATGCCCGGCCCGCAGCACGCACCCCCTGAGTGTGGTCGGggtccccttctcctcccctgaGGAGCCCTGGGGCTGGCACTTGGTGTCACGCTTGCTGTGCGCGTCCCTGACGGCGGTGTCGTCACCCTTGAGGTCCTGCACGAGGTTATAGTCCACCGCTGGGTAGCGGGCCTTGAAGCCATTCTTGTCGGCGCTGTGGTCCCCGTGGAAGTCCGCCTTCTTGTTGGTGTTCTTGATCTGCGTGGCCCCGATGATGCTGACTGAGATGTCCTTCTCACGCTGGCAGTTGGCCAGGTTGTTCATGGTCTCCGTCTCCCCCCGGCAGGGGTCGGCTGGGGGCCGGTGCTTCTGCAGCCTCAGCCGGACGCAGACCACCACAGCGGCACAGCCCAGCAGCAGCATGAGGACAAGGATGACCCCGGCGCACACGGCCACCCAGGGGAATGGCCCGCCCTGGCCCTCTAGCTTCTCAGTGAGGTCCACCACCGCTGGGCCCGGGGGCAGCTCGGGGAGCAGGAACTGGCAGTTGGGACCCCCGTAGCCTCGGGCACACTCGCACACATAGCGGTGGCCCCTCTCGTGGCAGGTGGCCCCATTGTGGCAGGGTGCGTGCTCGCACCTGCTGACGGGGGCACTGCAGTTCCTGCCCGTGTAGCCAGGCGGGCAGGTGCAGGAGAAGTCGTTCACGCCATCCCGGCAGGTGCCCCCGTTGGCGCACGGGGAGGAGGCGCAGTCGTCCACGTTGTCGTCACAGTGCCTCCCCGAGAAGCCGGCCTGGCAGCGGCACAGGTAGGCATCACCGAGGTCCACACACTTGGCACCTGGAACACAGGGACATGAACATCACGTGTCTCCTCGTAGGTTTGTTCACCAAAAAGTCACTCTGAAGCATCTATCTGTCTGACACTGTAGAAACCAGACAAACCAAAGACAGTCTGTGGCCTGAATGAGTCCACAGCGCAAGGTGACATGGTTTAGGACCTCAAATACGAGAGGTGTCCAGGTCTAGCTCTACAAGTCAGAAACCACACGGCCAGCATCTGGACAGGCGCTGTGCAGAACACTCTGGTGGCTGCATTAGTCGCCACAACAGCCGGGCAAGAGCATGTGCCACTCGACCCAGgtttcagatggggaaactgaggcttaacgAGGGTGTCCTTGCCCACAGTTACACAGCAAGTGAGAGGAGCAGGCACTGACaacaggggagggagggaggggaaggatgACCATTCCGGAATGCTCCGGCACATCTGGGGCCCAGCTCTCCTTGCTGTGTGTCTCCTTTGGGCAGCCAGCCCCTCGCTGCTAGCAGGAGGCTCTCTGTCCTCACTCAGGGACACCCCCAACTACTGTGCTGGGTGGCCACACAGCTGGGCCAtcctcccaagctggagtggccGGCACCTGTGGGCATCACTTACTGAACCTCAGGCGGCCGCAGGTGCCCGAAGCACCTTGTGGCCCTGAGCAAGTCATTCACTGCTTGGTCTAGGTTTCCACAGAGAACTTCATAACAAATGCCCTGGCCTCTCTCATTCCCCAGGCCTTTCCAGACTCAAAGATAGAGTTTCCATCGAGAATTCCTGGCGGTCTGGATAAAAGTGATTCATAAACTCGAGGTCACTCACAAATGCTTGTTTTTAATGCCACCTCAGTATTGACCGCTCGCCCGAGTCTCTGAGCAATCACCAGCTGCCCCCTTACCATTAGAACAGGGTGAAGAGCTGCAGTAGTCAATTTTCTTCTCACAGTTGAAGCCGGAGTAGCCCACGGGGCAGCGGCAGCTGTACCCTCCATCGGGGCTGTCTGAGCACCGACCCCCGTTAAAGCAAGGGCCGTCCGCACAGGTCATGGCACTCAATTCACAGATTTTGCCGTAGAAGCCGGGTGGGCAGGTACAGGAGTAGCTGTTCTCGAGATCCTACACGATGGAGAGGTCAGAAAAGGCTTTCCAAAGTTGCTCCAAGGAGCCCACACACTCCATTCAACACCAGGGCACCCCAGCTTCCGGGTGAGATGCCATGGAGCCTCCGACTCACCGTGCAGCTCCCTCCGTTCTTACAAGGGCTGGGGTCACACTCGTCAATCCCCAGCTCGCAGGTGGCACCTGTGTACCCAGGCCGGCAAGAGCAAGTGTAGCTCCCCTGGCCCGTGTTGGTGCAGGTGGCTCCATTCTTGCAGGGCTTATGGTGTGTGCAGTAGTTCAGGTCTGTGAAGGGTGGGGACAGGAAAAGTAGGAGATAGGAAGCTCGACATCAAATGCAGGAAGACTTTATTTTTCCAGTGATCAAACAGCCAGGGAAGTCCAGGGCTGCTCTGGAGGGAGCAGGCTGCCTCAGGGAGAGAAGGCTTACCCTGGTTGCAGAAAAGGCCCCCCCAGCCTTCCTGGCAGTTGCACTGCCAGGGCTGCTGGCAGGTGCCATGGAGACAGCCTGGATAGCGGATACACTCGTCACAGTACCGGCCCTGCCAGCCCACTCTGCACCTTGGAGAAAAGCAGAAGACTCAGATGGACGTTGACTGTTGCTGGCTTTGCAGTGGACATTCTCACCCTAGAAACCATCTTCCCGCAGCACCAGTGAGCCTCTGGTTCTCCAGATTAGCAGAACACTGGGTCACCTTGGGAGctgcagcctgggcctgggccccaCCAGAGGTTCTGGCTTCTTGGGTGTTAGGGCAGCACCAGTGTCAGCATCTCAAAAATCACTCCCTGAGTGATTCTAGGATGAGGCAACATTTGAGAACCATTGAACTATACTATCATTTCCTGTGCCAACTCTTTTTAAACTACTATCTGTAAATTCTCATAGCCGTTAAGGGGC
This genomic stretch from Homo sapiens chromosome 6 genomic scaffold, GRCh38.p14 alternate locus group ALT_REF_LOCI_1 HSCHR6_1_CTG5 harbors:
- the DLL1 gene encoding delta-like protein 1 isoform X1, with amino-acid sequence MGSRCALALAVLSALLCQVWSSGVFELKLQEFVNKKGLLGNRNCCRGGAGPPPCACRTFFRVCLKHYQASVSPEPPCTYGSAVTPVLGVDSFSLPDGGGADSAFSNPIRFPFGFTWPGTFSLIIEALHTDSPDDLATENPERLISRLATQRHLTVGEEWSQDLHSSGRTDLKYSYRFVCDEHYYGEGCSVFCRPRDDAFGHFTCGERGEKVCNPGWKGPYCTEPICLPGCDEQHGFCDKPGECKCRVGWQGRYCDECIRYPGCLHGTCQQPWQCNCQEGWGGLFCNQDLNYCTHHKPCKNGATCTNTGQGSYTCSCRPGYTGATCELGIDECDPSPCKNGGSCTDLENSYSCTCPPGFYGKICELSAMTCADGPCFNGGRCSDSPDGGYSCRCPVGYSGFNCEKKIDYCSSSPCSNGAKCVDLGDAYLCRCQAGFSGRHCDDNVDDCASSPCANGGTCRDGVNDFSCTCPPGYTGRNCSAPVSSGEASERKRPDSGCSTSKDTKYQSVYVISEEKDECVIATEV
- the DLL1 gene encoding delta-like protein 1 precursor, with product MGSRCALALAVLSALLCQVWSSGVFELKLQEFVNKKGLLGNRNCCRGGAGPPPCACRTFFRVCLKHYQASVSPEPPCTYGSAVTPVLGVDSFSLPDGGGADSAFSNPIRFPFGFTWPGTFSLIIEALHTDSPDDLATENPERLISRLATQRHLTVGEEWSQDLHSSGRTDLKYSYRFVCDEHYYGEGCSVFCRPRDDAFGHFTCGERGEKVCNPGWKGPYCTEPICLPGCDEQHGFCDKPGECKCRVGWQGRYCDECIRYPGCLHGTCQQPWQCNCQEGWGGLFCNQDLNYCTHHKPCKNGATCTNTGQGSYTCSCRPGYTGATCELGIDECDPSPCKNGGSCTDLENSYSCTCPPGFYGKICELSAMTCADGPCFNGGRCSDSPDGGYSCRCPVGYSGFNCEKKIDYCSSSPCSNGAKCVDLGDAYLCRCQAGFSGRHCDDNVDDCASSPCANGGTCRDGVNDFSCTCPPGYTGRNCSAPVSRCEHAPCHNGATCHERGHRYVCECARGYGGPNCQFLLPELPPGPAVVDLTEKLEGQGGPFPWVAVCAGVILVLMLLLGCAAVVVCVRLRLQKHRPPADPCRGETETMNNLANCQREKDISVSIIGATQIKNTNKKADFHGDHSADKNGFKARYPAVDYNLVQDLKGDDTAVRDAHSKRDTKCQPQGSSGEEKGTPTTLRGGEASERKRPDSGCSTSKDTKYQSVYVISEEKDECVIATEV